Proteins encoded together in one Pseudomonas sp. Seg1 window:
- a CDS encoding ATP-binding protein, translating into MTPQDKEAFEELLANCADEPIRFPGAIQPHGLLLTLSEPALAIIQVSANVETLLGRTPEALIGQPLQSLLGDEHTGQVREALQQPAFFDAPPLHFHLNGCAFEGLLHRHQGVLILELEIHVENFQPRNVAGNQTNLGRMLQRLQAATSLQALYDISVKEIQAMTGYDRVLIYRFEEEGHGQVIAEASDPSMEVFNGLFFPASDIPEQARELYRTNWLRIIPNADYQPVPLLPKLRPDTQTPLDLSFATLRSVSPIHCQYMKNMGVLSSMSISLLKGDKLWGLISCGNRQPLHVPHELRTACQTIGQVLSLQISAMEALEVSRQREEKVEALALLNQAMIDSPQNVFDGLANQPQVLMALANAGGIAIIEDKQLHRYGNCPEPDEIRALHKWLQESGEAVFASHHLASVFPPAAQYQQVASGVLAMSLPKPVDNGVLWFRPEVKENINWSGDPRKPLDLENSDAGLRLRPRTSFEIWKVEMAGISTKWSHGDVFAANDLRRSALENDLARQVRREQEAVRARDELVAVVSHDLRNPMTVISMLCGMMQKAFSSDGPHTSRRISTAIDTMQQAAGRMNTLLEDLLDTSKIDAGRYSITPQKLDVSQMFEEAQALLAPLAVDKDISISFAADPDLRIHADPERLFQVLSNLVGNAIKFTPRLGTVGVYATSVGDEIVFTVRDSGEGIPKEHLPHVFDRYWTVKEGNPTGTGLGLYITQGIVEAHGGQIVAESEPGQGSEFRFTVPRLD; encoded by the coding sequence ATGACCCCGCAAGACAAAGAAGCTTTTGAAGAGTTGCTGGCCAACTGTGCCGACGAGCCGATCCGGTTTCCCGGCGCGATTCAGCCGCACGGCTTGTTATTGACCCTGAGCGAGCCTGCGCTCGCGATCATTCAGGTCAGCGCCAACGTCGAAACCCTGCTGGGCCGTACGCCAGAGGCGCTGATCGGCCAACCGCTGCAAAGCCTGCTCGGCGACGAGCACACCGGCCAGGTGCGTGAGGCCTTGCAGCAACCGGCGTTTTTCGATGCGCCGCCGCTGCATTTCCATCTCAACGGCTGCGCGTTCGAAGGCTTGCTGCACCGGCATCAGGGTGTACTGATTCTGGAGCTGGAGATCCACGTCGAGAACTTCCAGCCGCGCAATGTCGCCGGCAACCAGACGAACCTGGGGCGGATGCTCCAGCGTTTGCAAGCAGCCACGTCGCTGCAAGCGCTGTACGACATCAGCGTCAAGGAAATCCAGGCCATGACCGGGTATGACCGGGTGCTGATCTATCGTTTCGAGGAGGAGGGCCACGGCCAGGTCATCGCCGAAGCGTCCGATCCGTCGATGGAAGTGTTCAATGGCTTGTTCTTCCCGGCCTCGGACATTCCCGAGCAGGCCCGCGAGTTGTACCGCACCAATTGGCTGCGGATCATCCCCAACGCCGACTATCAACCGGTGCCGCTGCTGCCGAAGCTGCGTCCGGACACGCAAACGCCGCTGGATCTGAGCTTTGCGACCCTGCGCAGCGTTTCGCCGATCCACTGCCAGTACATGAAGAACATGGGGGTGTTGTCGTCGATGAGCATTTCCCTGCTCAAGGGCGACAAACTCTGGGGCCTGATCAGTTGCGGCAATCGTCAGCCGCTGCATGTGCCGCATGAACTGCGCACCGCGTGCCAGACCATCGGCCAGGTACTGTCGCTGCAGATCAGCGCGATGGAGGCGCTGGAAGTCAGTCGTCAGCGCGAGGAAAAAGTCGAGGCACTGGCGCTGCTCAATCAGGCGATGATCGATTCGCCGCAGAATGTTTTCGATGGTCTGGCCAATCAGCCGCAAGTGTTGATGGCGCTGGCCAATGCCGGCGGTATCGCGATCATCGAAGACAAGCAGTTGCACCGTTACGGCAACTGCCCCGAGCCGGATGAGATCCGCGCACTGCACAAATGGTTGCAGGAAAGCGGCGAGGCGGTTTTTGCCAGTCATCATCTGGCCAGTGTGTTCCCACCTGCCGCGCAATATCAGCAAGTCGCCAGCGGCGTGCTTGCCATGAGCCTGCCCAAACCGGTGGACAACGGCGTGCTGTGGTTCCGTCCGGAAGTGAAGGAAAACATCAACTGGAGCGGTGATCCGCGCAAGCCGCTGGATCTGGAAAACTCCGATGCCGGCCTGCGCCTGCGTCCGCGTACGTCGTTCGAAATCTGGAAAGTCGAGATGGCCGGGATCTCCACCAAGTGGAGCCATGGCGATGTGTTTGCGGCCAATGACTTGCGCCGCTCAGCGCTGGAAAACGACCTGGCGCGTCAGGTGCGCCGCGAGCAGGAGGCGGTGCGCGCCCGTGACGAACTGGTGGCGGTGGTTTCCCACGACCTGCGCAATCCGATGACGGTCATTTCGATGCTCTGCGGCATGATGCAGAAGGCCTTCAGCTCCGACGGCCCGCACACCTCGCGGCGCATCTCCACGGCCATCGACACCATGCAACAGGCCGCCGGGCGCATGAACACGCTGCTGGAAGACCTCCTCGATACCTCGAAAATCGACGCCGGGCGCTACAGCATCACGCCGCAGAAGCTCGACGTCAGCCAGATGTTCGAAGAAGCGCAGGCGCTGCTCGCGCCGCTGGCGGTGGACAAGGACATCAGCATTTCCTTCGCGGCTGACCCGGATCTGCGCATCCATGCCGACCCGGAACGGCTGTTTCAGGTGCTGTCGAATCTGGTTGGCAATGCCATCAAGTTCACCCCGCGCCTGGGCACGGTCGGCGTGTATGCCACGTCCGTTGGCGATGAAATCGTCTTCACCGTGCGTGACAGCGGCGAGGGCATTCCCAAGGAGCACCTGCCGCACGTGTTCGACCGTTACTGGACGGTGAAGGAAGGCAACCCGACCGGCACCGGCCTCGGCTTGTACATCACCCAAGGTATTGTCGAGGCTCACGGTGGACAAATCGTCGCCGAAAGCGAGCCGGGGCAGGGCAGCGAGTTCCGCTTCACCGTGCCGCGACTGGACTGA
- a CDS encoding biliverdin-producing heme oxygenase codes for MQAKAREVYVPPVLQDLRAGTAELHIALEKRLPFFSDTLNTAAFVRLMQAYYGFYQPLENALQRSGSVPDDFDLTPRLKTQTLRSDLQTLGVTPQILENQPFCDQLPLIDSSAACLGVLYVLEGATLGGQILRREISARLGLEADNGAAFLDIYGAATGRRWRDFIEYLGNRPMAAAEREAVVQAAQTTFSCFERWLESREVLA; via the coding sequence ATGCAAGCAAAGGCCCGTGAAGTTTATGTGCCACCGGTGCTTCAGGATTTGCGAGCCGGCACTGCCGAACTGCACATCGCACTGGAAAAACGCCTTCCTTTTTTCTCCGATACCCTCAATACAGCCGCATTCGTGCGCCTGATGCAGGCTTATTACGGCTTCTATCAGCCGCTGGAAAACGCCTTGCAGCGCAGTGGTTCAGTCCCCGACGATTTCGACCTGACGCCACGCCTCAAGACCCAGACTTTGCGCAGCGATCTGCAAACACTGGGCGTTACCCCTCAAATCCTCGAAAACCAGCCGTTCTGCGATCAACTGCCGCTGATTGACTCGAGCGCTGCCTGCCTGGGTGTGCTGTACGTGCTCGAAGGTGCAACGCTGGGCGGGCAAATTCTGCGCCGGGAAATCTCCGCACGCCTGGGCCTGGAAGCCGACAACGGTGCGGCATTTCTCGACATCTACGGTGCCGCCACCGGCCGCCGCTGGCGTGATTTCATCGAATACCTGGGCAATCGCCCAATGGCCGCCGCCGAGCGCGAAGCCGTCGTGCAAGCTGCACAAACCACATTCAGCTGTTTCGAGCGCTGGCTCGAGAGCCGGGAGGTACTGGCATGA
- a CDS encoding LysE family translocator: MDLATLSLFLPACFALNMAPGPNNLLSVSNATRYGFRRACSAGIGRILAFAGMIALAGAGLSVVLQTSEWLFHAIKIIGAAYLLYLAWQLWRANTEAEQQVTGVAVGFFALARQEFLVAAGNPKAILLFTAFLPQFVDPARPVPTQFAVLGVLFLLLEWIAISAYAWMGLHMRRWFAEPRGKRLFNRCCAGLLSAAASVLLMAKRA, from the coding sequence ATGGATCTCGCCACGCTTTCGCTGTTTCTTCCGGCCTGTTTCGCCTTGAACATGGCCCCCGGGCCGAACAACCTGCTATCGGTCAGCAACGCCACCCGTTATGGCTTTCGTCGCGCCTGCTCGGCGGGGATCGGGCGGATTCTGGCGTTCGCCGGGATGATCGCCCTCGCCGGTGCCGGGTTGTCGGTGGTGCTGCAAACCTCGGAATGGCTGTTCCATGCGATCAAGATCATTGGCGCGGCGTATCTGTTGTACCTGGCGTGGCAATTGTGGCGAGCCAATACCGAAGCCGAGCAACAGGTGACGGGCGTGGCGGTCGGCTTTTTCGCGTTGGCCCGACAGGAGTTCCTCGTCGCCGCGGGTAATCCGAAAGCGATCCTGCTGTTTACCGCGTTTTTGCCGCAGTTCGTTGACCCTGCCCGGCCGGTGCCGACGCAATTCGCCGTGCTCGGCGTACTGTTTCTGCTGCTGGAATGGATCGCCATCAGCGCCTACGCGTGGATGGGCCTGCACATGCGCCGCTGGTTTGCCGAACCGCGCGGTAAACGCCTGTTCAATCGTTGCTGCGCGGGGTTGTTGTCGGCGGCGGCTTCGGTGTTGTTGATGGCGAAGCGGGCCTAA
- a CDS encoding VOC family protein, whose product MHPFSIQHIDHIVLRVADLQRSIDFYAKVFGAEVVRHNEPLGLVHLRAGTSMIDLVDLAGELGRKGGGAAGVERRNVDHFCLRIEPFDEGALTAHLQSHGLNVETAATRFGAEGYGLSLYCFDPDGNQVELKGPSAA is encoded by the coding sequence ATGCATCCGTTTTCGATTCAACATATTGATCACATCGTGCTGCGCGTTGCGGACCTGCAACGCAGCATCGACTTTTACGCCAAGGTATTTGGCGCCGAAGTGGTCAGGCACAACGAGCCACTGGGTCTGGTGCACTTGCGCGCCGGGACGTCGATGATCGATCTCGTCGACCTGGCGGGCGAACTCGGCCGCAAGGGCGGCGGGGCGGCCGGCGTCGAGCGGCGCAATGTCGATCACTTCTGTCTGCGCATCGAACCGTTCGATGAGGGGGCGTTGACCGCGCACTTGCAGTCGCACGGCCTCAACGTCGAAACAGCCGCCACCCGCTTCGGTGCCGAGGGCTACGGCCTGTCGTTGTACTGCTTCGATCCGGACGGCAATCAGGTGGAGCTCAAAGGCCCGTCTGCGGCTTAG
- a CDS encoding bifunctional transcriptional activator/DNA repair protein Ada, with protein MNIQAAVLPPHAEMVRAMLERDTAYEGVFFTAVKTTGIFCRPSCTARKPKPENVEFFAHADECMSAGYRACLRCKPLDAAAIAPDWVQRLLAAVEADPEIRWSDAQLLTKGIEPLKLRRWFKQHFGMTFHAWLRTRRLGMALGGIKQGASIDHAAFDSGYESLSGFRDAFQKSFHITPGRAANSEPLLFTRLTTPLGPMIAMAERRGLVLLEFLDRPALTREIEELQNRYGYVVAPGHNAHLQQIERELAEYFAGRLTRFTVALHLPGSEFARQVWSALLHIPYGQTRSYGAIAAGLGKPGASRAVGLANGHNRLAIVVPCHRVIGADGSLTGYGGGQPRKAFLLRLENAAVQLTQQLAF; from the coding sequence ATGAACATACAAGCCGCTGTCCTGCCGCCCCACGCCGAGATGGTTCGCGCCATGCTCGAACGCGACACTGCCTATGAAGGCGTGTTCTTTACGGCCGTGAAAACCACCGGGATCTTCTGCCGCCCGAGCTGCACCGCGCGCAAGCCGAAACCGGAGAATGTCGAATTCTTCGCCCATGCCGACGAGTGCATGTCTGCCGGTTATCGCGCCTGTCTGCGCTGCAAACCGCTGGACGCTGCGGCGATTGCGCCGGATTGGGTGCAACGGTTACTCGCGGCAGTCGAAGCGGATCCGGAAATCCGCTGGAGTGACGCGCAGTTGCTGACCAAAGGCATCGAGCCACTGAAACTGCGGCGCTGGTTCAAGCAGCATTTCGGCATGACCTTCCACGCGTGGCTGCGCACCCGCAGGCTCGGCATGGCGCTGGGCGGGATCAAGCAAGGCGCCTCGATCGATCATGCGGCTTTCGACTCCGGCTACGAATCCCTCAGCGGTTTTCGCGATGCGTTCCAGAAGTCATTCCACATCACCCCCGGCCGCGCCGCCAACAGTGAACCGCTGTTGTTCACCCGGTTGACCACGCCGCTGGGGCCGATGATCGCCATGGCTGAACGGCGTGGACTGGTGTTGCTGGAGTTTCTTGATCGGCCGGCGTTGACCCGGGAAATCGAGGAGTTGCAGAACCGTTACGGTTACGTGGTCGCGCCGGGGCACAACGCACACCTGCAGCAGATCGAGCGCGAACTGGCAGAATATTTCGCCGGCCGCTTGACGCGGTTCACGGTGGCTTTGCACCTGCCCGGCAGCGAGTTCGCCCGGCAGGTCTGGTCGGCACTGTTGCACATCCCCTATGGACAGACCCGCAGCTACGGCGCCATTGCTGCCGGTCTGGGCAAACCCGGCGCCAGTCGTGCGGTGGGCCTGGCCAACGGGCACAACCGTCTGGCGATTGTGGTGCCTTGTCATCGGGTGATCGGCGCGGATGGTTCGCTCACCGGCTATGGTGGAGGACAGCCGCGCAAGGCGTTTCTGTTGAGACTGGAAAACGCTGCGGTGCAGCTCACCCAACAACTGGCTTTCTGA
- a CDS encoding isocitrate lyase/phosphoenolpyruvate mutase family protein, whose translation MDALDARFHQLHQQDLLILTNVADATGARLVEHLGGKAVATSSAAVAWAHGYPDGNTLPLERLVSTVESIARVISIPLTVDVEAGYSDDLGRVAEVLDAVIAAGAVGINIEDGSADPELLARKIEVARQVADKRNIQLFINARTDVYLKSLVPAEDRVAETLRRATIYQAAGADGLFAAGVTAAYEIEAICKGTSMPVNVLGFACLPSPAELQALGVRRLSAGSGIAEFLYGAMGGLVKSFLATGKLDTHDLKAFTYGEVNGLLK comes from the coding sequence ATGGACGCGCTCGACGCTCGGTTCCACCAATTGCACCAGCAAGACTTGCTGATCCTGACCAACGTCGCTGACGCCACGGGCGCGCGACTGGTCGAACATCTGGGCGGCAAAGCCGTCGCCACCAGCAGCGCTGCGGTGGCCTGGGCGCACGGCTACCCGGACGGCAACACCCTGCCCCTCGAACGTCTGGTTTCGACGGTGGAATCGATTGCCCGGGTGATCAGTATTCCCCTGACCGTCGACGTCGAGGCTGGTTATTCCGATGATCTCGGGCGCGTGGCCGAAGTGCTGGATGCGGTGATCGCCGCCGGCGCTGTCGGGATCAATATCGAGGACGGCTCCGCGGATCCCGAGCTGCTGGCGCGCAAGATCGAAGTGGCGCGACAAGTGGCCGACAAACGCAATATCCAGCTGTTCATCAATGCCCGCACCGACGTCTATCTGAAGAGCCTGGTACCGGCCGAGGATCGCGTCGCCGAAACCCTGCGCCGCGCGACGATTTATCAGGCTGCCGGTGCCGATGGCTTGTTCGCCGCCGGTGTCACCGCCGCCTACGAGATCGAAGCCATCTGCAAAGGCACTTCGATGCCGGTCAACGTGCTGGGCTTCGCCTGCCTGCCCTCGCCTGCCGAGCTGCAAGCGTTGGGCGTACGCCGTTTGAGCGCCGGTTCCGGCATCGCCGAGTTCCTCTATGGCGCGATGGGCGGACTGGTGAAAAGCTTTCTCGCCACGGGCAAGCTCGATACCCACGACTTAAAGGCGTTCACCTACGGCGAAGTCAACGGCTTGCTGAAATAG
- a CDS encoding DNA-3-methyladenine glycosylase has product MADTYQAASTFLAALDADWQQHVAAVGPCLHQPHPARDPYESLVRAIAYQQLHAKAGDAIVGRLVGLFPGQSFPRPEQILATDFDRMRSCGFSAGKIATIQGIAQATLDGVVPDYATALAMADEALIERLVSLRGVGRWTVEMLLIYSLERMDILPADDFGVREGYRRLKGLAVQPTRRQMVEIGLAWSPYRTVAAWYLWRVPKV; this is encoded by the coding sequence ATGGCCGACACTTATCAAGCGGCCAGCACTTTTCTGGCCGCGCTCGATGCCGATTGGCAGCAGCATGTCGCCGCTGTCGGCCCTTGCCTGCATCAGCCGCATCCGGCGCGCGATCCGTATGAGTCGCTGGTGCGGGCGATTGCCTATCAGCAGCTGCATGCCAAGGCTGGCGATGCAATTGTCGGGCGACTGGTGGGCCTGTTTCCCGGGCAATCGTTTCCGCGACCTGAACAAATCCTCGCGACGGATTTTGATCGAATGCGCAGCTGCGGGTTTTCGGCGGGCAAGATCGCGACCATTCAGGGGATCGCTCAAGCGACGCTGGACGGTGTGGTGCCGGATTATGCGACGGCGCTGGCGATGGCGGATGAAGCGCTGATCGAGCGGTTGGTCAGCCTGCGCGGGGTTGGCCGCTGGACCGTGGAGATGTTGTTGATCTACAGCCTGGAGCGGATGGATATCTTGCCGGCGGATGATTTTGGCGTGCGTGAGGGCTATCGACGGTTGAAGGGGTTGGCGGTGCAACCGACGCGCAGGCAAATGGTAGAGATCGGGTTGGCGTGGAGTCCGTATCGGACGGTGGCGGCCTGGTATTTGTGGCGGGTACCTAAGGTTTAG
- a CDS encoding extracellular solute-binding protein yields MGLHKLTQALLLVLAPLCVQAADTAQPVVNLYIWGEYLAPDTLKNFEAKTGIHVVADHFDSLETVETKLLTGRSGYDLVLTAGQHLSRAIESGAIQPLDKARVPHFAGVGEEFRQHMAVFDPGNRYAGIYAWGTTGVGYQEEAIKQRLPNAPTDSWAMLFDPAVVSKFADCGVSLLNDPNEVFAAVMKYMGLDINRQNLDDLKLAEQQLAKIRPYIRYFDNDLNISDLANGNTCVAMSWNGNVAIAAGQAQAANKPFRLSYRIPKEGTLIWFDAMVIPKDAPHPQAGLALMDYLMTPEVIAPITDTIHYANAITAADGLVDAAIRNDPGTYPSEPVRTSLYSKNDNGKAFNRALIRAFSRLKSGL; encoded by the coding sequence TGGTGCTTGCACCCTTGTGTGTGCAGGCCGCCGACACCGCGCAACCGGTGGTCAATCTGTACATCTGGGGTGAGTATCTGGCGCCGGATACCTTGAAGAATTTCGAGGCGAAAACCGGTATTCATGTGGTCGCCGATCACTTCGATTCACTGGAAACGGTGGAGACCAAACTGCTCACCGGGCGCAGCGGATATGACCTGGTGCTGACCGCCGGCCAGCATCTGTCGCGCGCCATCGAGAGCGGTGCGATTCAGCCGCTGGACAAGGCGCGAGTGCCGCATTTTGCTGGCGTGGGTGAGGAGTTTCGTCAGCACATGGCGGTGTTCGATCCGGGTAACCGTTATGCCGGCATTTATGCGTGGGGCACCACCGGTGTGGGCTATCAGGAAGAGGCGATCAAGCAGCGCCTGCCGAATGCGCCGACCGACAGCTGGGCGATGTTGTTCGATCCGGCAGTGGTGTCGAAATTCGCCGATTGTGGGGTGAGCCTGCTCAACGATCCCAACGAAGTGTTTGCCGCCGTCATGAAGTACATGGGGCTGGACATCAACCGGCAAAACCTCGATGACCTGAAACTCGCCGAGCAGCAACTGGCGAAGATCCGCCCGTACATTCGCTACTTCGACAACGACCTGAACATCAGCGATCTGGCCAACGGCAACACCTGCGTGGCGATGTCGTGGAACGGCAACGTTGCCATCGCGGCAGGGCAGGCGCAAGCGGCCAACAAACCGTTCAGGCTCAGTTACCGGATCCCGAAGGAGGGCACGCTGATCTGGTTCGACGCCATGGTCATTCCCAAGGATGCCCCGCACCCGCAGGCCGGGCTGGCGTTGATGGATTACCTGATGACGCCGGAGGTGATTGCGCCGATCACTGACACCATCCACTACGCCAATGCGATCACGGCGGCGGACGGGTTGGTGGATGCGGCGATTCGCAATGATCCGGGGACGTATCCGTCCGAGCCGGTGCGGACCTCGCTGTACAGCAAGAATGACAATGGCAAGGCGTTCAATCGGGCATTGATCCGTGCGTTCAGCCGTTTGAAATCCGGCCTTTGA